A single Cucumis melo cultivar AY chromosome 4, USDA_Cmelo_AY_1.0, whole genome shotgun sequence DNA region contains:
- the LOC103494951 gene encoding polycomb group protein FIE1 isoform X2, with protein MAKYALGSEPVVGLLTSSKKKEYRVTNRLQEGKRPLYAVVFNFIDSRYFNVFATVGGNRITVYQCLEGGVIAVLQSYVDEDKDESFYTVSWAYNVDGSPFVVAGGINGIIRVIDAGSEKIYKSFVGHGDSINEIRTQPLKPSLVISASKDESVRLWNVHTGICILVFAGAGGHRNEVLSVDFHPSDIYRIASCGMDNTVKIWSMKEFWTYVEKSFTWTDLPSKFPTNRWLGDFILSKSVDNEIVLWEPKMKEQSPGEGTVDILQKYPVPECDIWFIKFSCDFHYNAAAIGNREGKIFVWELQSSPPALIARLSHAQSKSPIRQTAMSFDGSIILSCCEDGTIWRWDAVTTT; from the exons ATGGCAAAATACGCTTTAGGGTCTGAACCAGTGGTGGGTTTGTTAACGTCATCGAAGAAGAAGGAATATAGGGTCACCAACCGCCTTCAAGAGGGGAAAAGGCCTCTTTATGCTGTAGTTTTCAACTTCATCGACTCTCGATACTTCAATGTCTTTGCCACTGTTGGCGGCAATCGG ATTACAGTTTACCAATGTCTTGAAGGGGGTGTTATAGCCGTGTTGCAGTCTTACGTCGATGAAGAT AAGGATGAATCTTTTTACACTGTAAGCTGGGCTTACAACGTCGATGGCTCcccttttgttgttgctggtgGAATCAATGGTATAATCCGTGTTATTGATGCTGGCAGTGAAAAGATATATAAG AGTTTTGTCGGTCATGGTGATTCAATAAATGAAATCAGGACTCAGCCACTGAAGCCGTCGCTTGTGATCTCTGCAAGTAAA GATGAGTCTGTTCGATTATGGAATGTTCATACAGGTATTTGCATTTTGGTATTTGCTGGTGCAGGTGGTCATCGTAATGAGGTCTTAAGTGTG GATTTTCATCCATCAGATATTTATCGCATTGCTAGCTGTGGAATGGACAACACTGTAAAAATTTGGTCAATGAAAG AGTTCTGGACATACGTGGAAAAATCTTTTACCTGGACAGATCTTCCATCAAAGTTTCCCACCAA TAGGTGGCTCGGTGATTTTATTCTTTCAAAG AGTGTTGACAATGAGATTGTGttgtgggaaccaaaaatgAAGGAACAGTCACCTGGAGAG ggTACTGTGGATATTCTTCAGAAGTACCCTGTTCCTGAGTGTGATATTTGGTTTATCAAGTTTTCCTGTGATTTTCATTATAATGCAGCTGCTATAG GAAACAGGGAAGGAAAAATTTTTGTTTGGGAACTTCAGTCAAGCCCCCCAGCTCTCATTGCAAG GTTGTCTCATGCCCAGTCGAAGTCTCCCATCAGACAGACAGCCATGTCCTTTGATGGAAG TATAATTTTGAGTTGCTGTGAAGATGGGACAATTTGGCGCTGGGATGCTGTGACAACCACTTGA
- the LOC103494951 gene encoding polycomb group protein FIE1 isoform X1 has product MAKYALGSEPVVGLLTSSKKKEYRVTNRLQEGKRPLYAVVFNFIDSRYFNVFATVGGNRITVYQCLEGGVIAVLQSYVDEDKDESFYTVSWAYNVDGSPFVVAGGINGIIRVIDAGSEKIYKSFVGHGDSINEIRTQPLKPSLVISASKDESVRLWNVHTGICILVFAGAGGHRNEVLSVDFHPSDIYRIASCGMDNTVKIWSMKEFWTYVEKSFTWTDLPSKFPTKYVQFPVFIASVHSNYVDCSRWLGDFILSKSVDNEIVLWEPKMKEQSPGEGTVDILQKYPVPECDIWFIKFSCDFHYNAAAIGNREGKIFVWELQSSPPALIARLSHAQSKSPIRQTAMSFDGSIILSCCEDGTIWRWDAVTTT; this is encoded by the exons ATGGCAAAATACGCTTTAGGGTCTGAACCAGTGGTGGGTTTGTTAACGTCATCGAAGAAGAAGGAATATAGGGTCACCAACCGCCTTCAAGAGGGGAAAAGGCCTCTTTATGCTGTAGTTTTCAACTTCATCGACTCTCGATACTTCAATGTCTTTGCCACTGTTGGCGGCAATCGG ATTACAGTTTACCAATGTCTTGAAGGGGGTGTTATAGCCGTGTTGCAGTCTTACGTCGATGAAGAT AAGGATGAATCTTTTTACACTGTAAGCTGGGCTTACAACGTCGATGGCTCcccttttgttgttgctggtgGAATCAATGGTATAATCCGTGTTATTGATGCTGGCAGTGAAAAGATATATAAG AGTTTTGTCGGTCATGGTGATTCAATAAATGAAATCAGGACTCAGCCACTGAAGCCGTCGCTTGTGATCTCTGCAAGTAAA GATGAGTCTGTTCGATTATGGAATGTTCATACAGGTATTTGCATTTTGGTATTTGCTGGTGCAGGTGGTCATCGTAATGAGGTCTTAAGTGTG GATTTTCATCCATCAGATATTTATCGCATTGCTAGCTGTGGAATGGACAACACTGTAAAAATTTGGTCAATGAAAG AGTTCTGGACATACGTGGAAAAATCTTTTACCTGGACAGATCTTCCATCAAAGTTTCCCACCAAGTATGTCCAGTTTCCA GTGTTCATAGCATCAGTTCATTCAAATTATGTTGATTGCAGTAGGTGGCTCGGTGATTTTATTCTTTCAAAG AGTGTTGACAATGAGATTGTGttgtgggaaccaaaaatgAAGGAACAGTCACCTGGAGAG ggTACTGTGGATATTCTTCAGAAGTACCCTGTTCCTGAGTGTGATATTTGGTTTATCAAGTTTTCCTGTGATTTTCATTATAATGCAGCTGCTATAG GAAACAGGGAAGGAAAAATTTTTGTTTGGGAACTTCAGTCAAGCCCCCCAGCTCTCATTGCAAG GTTGTCTCATGCCCAGTCGAAGTCTCCCATCAGACAGACAGCCATGTCCTTTGATGGAAG TATAATTTTGAGTTGCTGTGAAGATGGGACAATTTGGCGCTGGGATGCTGTGACAACCACTTGA